In Parabacteroides timonensis, the genomic stretch GGGAAAACAGATCCTGTAGAGGAGCCGGTTATATCGGATGTGATGGAAGAAAGTGATATGCCCGAAGTTATTGAAGAAAAAACAAAAACTGAAAGTGTAAATGATGGTAAAACAAATAAAGATCAACAGGAAGCCCAAACCAAACCGGAAATTAAGCCTGAGGTTGTTGCACAACAACCGGCTTCTGTAAAACCGGAGGTTAAGCCCGAAGTGAGAAATGTTGAACAACCGGTAACCAGGTTGCCGGAACGCTCGAAAGAAGAAATTAATGCAGAATATCTATCTTTGATCAATTCAGGAAAAGAGAAGATGACAACTGCTGATTTCTCTGGTGCAAAAGCTGATTTTACTAAGGCTTCAGAGATCAAAATGACACAGGAGTTGTTTGATCTTATTGGAGATTGTAAACTCAAAGAAAATGAAAGTAATCTGGCAAAGCGAAAAGCCCAATACGAAGAAAAGATGTCTTTTGGAAAATATACAATTGTACGAAAGAAATCAACCGGGAATTATGGTGCTATTGATGCTGAAGCGATGGAGCACATTCCTTGTAATTACAAGAATGTAGGAAAAGCAGATAATGGACGGGCATTTGAGCGTGCCGACGGTTTGTTTGACATATATAATACAGAAGGAATGTTGATTAATCAAGGTGTACCGTATTATTAAATGTGTTTATGAAAAGACTTTGGATACTTATCTTACTCGTTATTGTGCTTCCGGAATGTTTATTGGCACAACAACGGACAGAATACAATAGAAAAGGCGACGAAGCAATGAAGCGCCAGGATTATAGTGATGCAAGGATGTGGTACGAAGAAGGGATCAGCAATTGCGATTCATACAGTATCAATCAGTTGACCGCTATATGGAAGACAAATAAAAAAATGCGTGCCTCTATGCGCAGTTTAATGACCAAATGCTTGAACTGTCTGACTGTAAAAGCAACAGACAATGACTCGACGGCAGTTGCTCAACTAATTGTATATTATAATGAAGGTATAGGAACTCCTATCAGTGAAGAGTTAGCTTCCTATTGGAGTGACCGGTTGGAAGAACTTCGTAAACCGGTAGAACCGATAACCTATGTTCCCGTACAAGAGAGAAAGCCGAGAGAACCTATGAAGTTCTTCGCCGGGTATGCTTTTTCTATTGAAGCACCTTATGGTCTGACAGTAGGAGGGGTAGGTGAAAGATTTGGCTGGTATGCCAGGTTCAGGACGAATATGTCTTTTGATGATTATACGGGTGAGTGTCGGGGAGATAATGAATTGCTTCCTCTACCGGAGAATGAAGCATATCAGTTTAGCAATAGGAAAAAGTCTAATAATATGGCTGCTTTAGCAGGGGTAGTTATCAAATGTACACCGTGGTTATACACTTCTGTTGGATTAGGATATGGAAAACGAGAACTTTTATACGAGTATACAACAACCGATCGTTCAGACTCTAATAATAAGAATACCATTTGGGCTAAAAACACAGATTATTCTTATGAAGGAATTGCTGCCGATCTGGATTTTATGGTGAAGTTCGGTTCTGTATTTGTTAGTGCAGGTTGTAATACCCTGAATTTTAAGTATATTGATCTTAATGCCGGTATTGGTGTATTCTTTTAATTGATAATAACATGAAACAATTATACTTACTATTATTCACATTGTTTGCTATAAGTTTATCCGGATGTCTGGAAGAACCGGACATGGATCCAACTCTCCAAAATGCTTTTGCTCCGGAGTTAGAGAAATTTACACCTGCTAACGTTGATATCACAGCTACAACGATTGTTGCAAGAGCTACAGTAAAAAAAGAAAATGGTGATCCGGTCATAGAGCGTGGTTTTATCTATTGGTTGAAAAATACTGACAAAGTTGAGACTAAAAAAGAGACTAATGTAGAAAATGGAAAAGGAGAATTTAAACAGGAAATAGAAGGATTGAAGAATGATACTGTTTATTACATTAGTCCATTTGCAAGGAATAAGAAAGGTATAACTTATGGAGATACCTTAGATATTAATACGAAAAAAGGAATTGGTAACGTCATTACTTCAGAAGTTACAGGGATAACAGCAACTTCTGCCATAGTAGGAGGTACAATCAGGGATAAAGGAGAAGGTGAAATCAAAATGATAGGTTTCAATTTATATAAGAACTCAGAATTAGATTCAGTTATCAAGATTGATATAGATGAAATGTTAACAGATTCTACATTTATCCATACACTAACTAAATTGGAACCTGAAACCGATTATGTCATTGAAGCTGTTGTTAAGAATGACTTCGGACAATTCAATACAAATAAGCAAAGCTTTAAGACACCGGATGGGCATCCAGAGCTCGGATTACTCTCTCCAATAGAATTTGATTATACAACCGTAACTGTCAGAGCCAAACTAATAGAAAAAGGGGATGGAGAGTTAGATTCAATAGGTTTCTGCTGGAGTGAAGTCAAAGATATAAACAGACCTAATATTGAACAAGACTCAACTATAAAATGTACAGTAGATGCAGAAGGCTTTTTTGTAGGTGTAATACCTAATCTAAAGGCGCAAACACAGTATTTTGTACATGCTTATGCCGCAAATGATTTTGGTGTGGTTTATACTTCTGAGAGTATAGTTGTTTCGGCTAAAAGTGATGCACCTACTATTTTTATGGATGAAGCTTTGAATTATAAGATGGAAGCAGGTACAGTAACAGTAACCGGCGTTTTGCAGAACGATGGCAGAAGTGAGGTTTCTGAGATTATCATTTGCTGCTCATCATCCGAAACACCTAAGCCTGGAAAAAATGAAAGGGAAATATGTTTAAATAGAAAAAATCTGGACGCTGATAATAAGTTTGAAGTATCTTTCGATAAACTGAAAGGTAATAAAACATATAAAGTTGTAGCTTATGCTACAAATGATTTCGCTAAAGAAACACCTAGTAACATTGTTTCGTTTACTACTCCGAATATTTTTTCAAGTTTAAAAATGTTTGAAGAAAAAGGACGTACACAGTTTGCTGCCTTCTCTTTAGGCAATATGGCTTTTGTTTTGGGTGGTGATATGGGAGCTGAACGAACAGATGAATTGCAAGGATATGATGCAGATTCAGGAGAGTGGATAAAACTTATCTATCCTAAGAAAGCTTCAAATATATCAGTTTGTACTAATGGAAATACAGTTTATACATTTGGTGGAAAGCAGTCAGGTATAGGTCTGGCACATATACAGGAATGTTATTCATATTCGTATGAAGAGAATAGCTGGAAAGATCTTCCAAAGTTGACTCTAGATAATCTTCGGTATGATGCTGTTAGTTTTGTTTCTAATGATGAGATTTACCTTATTGGAGGAGTTAATTTGAATTCAGTAGTTACGGATACAATCTATAGTTACAATATTAATACAAATACGGATTGGAAACCGCATGGTAAATTCCCTGCTCATATAAAAAATGGTATAGCATTAACGAATGGTGAGAATGTTTATGTTGGCTTAGGGGATAAAGGTGCAAATGAAAGTGACTTTGGGTTATGGACTTCTTCCGGAGATTTCCAGACTTGGGTCAAACTTGATGCTGAATTGCCAGGGGTAATGGGCAATGTATCCTCCGGAGTTATCTACAATAACAGTATATATGTTATTGATGACTTTGATATAATCTGGCAATATGATATAGCTAAAGATGAATGGTATAAGCGTTCCACATGTTCTTTGGGCAGTAAAAATAACAAGTTATATGTCTTGAATGATACGATTTATATTTTAGGCATGAATTATTTTGTCAAAAAACTAATGACGTACGACCCATCATGGGACAACTAATATGACTAGAGCCGATATATTAAACCAGATACAAAAAAACGTAGAGCGTTTGTCGGCTTCTGATTTGCCGGAATATAAATACATTCCGTTGCATCAGAAGCCGTCACCTTCCGTTCATTCGCTTCGGGAGATCATGCAGCTATTGCAGAAGGTGATCTTTCCGGGATTCTTTGGTTCTGAGCAGGAAGCGCAGTTTGATTCTATACAATATTATACAGGGGTATATCTGGAGCAGATATATGATTTGTTGCAGGAACAGATATACAATGGATT encodes the following:
- a CDS encoding Kelch repeat-containing protein produces the protein MKQLYLLLFTLFAISLSGCLEEPDMDPTLQNAFAPELEKFTPANVDITATTIVARATVKKENGDPVIERGFIYWLKNTDKVETKKETNVENGKGEFKQEIEGLKNDTVYYISPFARNKKGITYGDTLDINTKKGIGNVITSEVTGITATSAIVGGTIRDKGEGEIKMIGFNLYKNSELDSVIKIDIDEMLTDSTFIHTLTKLEPETDYVIEAVVKNDFGQFNTNKQSFKTPDGHPELGLLSPIEFDYTTVTVRAKLIEKGDGELDSIGFCWSEVKDINRPNIEQDSTIKCTVDAEGFFVGVIPNLKAQTQYFVHAYAANDFGVVYTSESIVVSAKSDAPTIFMDEALNYKMEAGTVTVTGVLQNDGRSEVSEIIICCSSSETPKPGKNEREICLNRKNLDADNKFEVSFDKLKGNKTYKVVAYATNDFAKETPSNIVSFTTPNIFSSLKMFEEKGRTQFAAFSLGNMAFVLGGDMGAERTDELQGYDADSGEWIKLIYPKKASNISVCTNGNTVYTFGGKQSGIGLAHIQECYSYSYEENSWKDLPKLTLDNLRYDAVSFVSNDEIYLIGGVNLNSVVTDTIYSYNINTNTDWKPHGKFPAHIKNGIALTNGENVYVGLGDKGANESDFGLWTSSGDFQTWVKLDAELPGVMGNVSSGVIYNNSIYVIDDFDIIWQYDIAKDEWYKRSTCSLGSKNNKLYVLNDTIYILGMNYFVKKLMTYDPSWDN